A stretch of DNA from bacterium:
CGGAGATATCTCTTCCGCTGAAATTACTGGGTTTCATAACTTACAATACGAAGATGCATTTCATAACTTCACTATCAAGTCAGAGCATGAGGCGATCTTGCGGCTTGGGGAACCAATGAATAGAGTATACTTGGGGGCTCCACACACCTTTCACATAAGAGACACTTTAGAAAATATTTCATTAAAAATATCAAAGAAGAACTTTCCAGAGGTTGTACTCTGGAGTCCCGAACCCAATTATTGCTTGGAGAAAGAAGACATGGAGGCCGTCGACTATCGCACGTTTGTCTGTCTTGAACCAGCGATTGCTGCATCAGTTGTATCGCTTACACCCCATACTGAATGGTCAGGGAAGATGGAGATTGAAGTGCTCTAACGGAGATAGATAAAGAGCCCTCCCTATAATCGCAATAATTGCTCGGATGCTACTTCTAGACAGCAGCTGAGATGTTTATCGTCAGAGTTCCAGTGTACGTTCCTGAGTTACTACCAAGAATATCATCAACAGAGATTGATACCTGAAAATTCCCCGTTGATGAAAGTCCGGTAAGGCAGGATGAAGAACTCGTATTAGCACCACTCAGGTTACTTGGATACGTAACCCCTGCAGTGAGATCAAAGTTGCCACTCGTTCCTGACTGAGCATTCCATTTCACGACATAAGAGAGAAGAGCAGACTCATCCCCAGACTTCGAAAGAGTGAATGCTGAAGCTGTTCCATTACCAGACGCCGTAATCCGATATTCACCACTGGAATCATTCGTATAAACACATACATCATCATCCAGAGTAATCTTCGATGCTCCAGTTTGAGTAAAATTACCGAAGTTCAGATCGCTGATATCACTGATTCGAAATAAGACTGGAATAGTGATATCAACATCTAACGACGCAGAAGAGGATGAAGTTCCAGGGCCGGAAGGATTTGAAAGGGAATAGAGCCAGATTGGATGAAAAAGGGCATAAACAGCCGCCATACCCCACAGCATAGCTAGCAGCACTAAACGCACCGTTCTTCGTCGCGGTTTGATCTGGTGGAAATAGTCCCTCTCCATAGAGATTTAGATGCGCTCACACGAGGAAAAGTCATAATTTTAGCAGGTTATCCTGCTAAAATTATGTAATCACTAAACATTCTTGAAGATTTTGTCTTCCTCCCAAAGGAGCGAGGAAGACATTGGGAGTGAAAGGAGTAAACCGAACTAAGCCAAAACGAAAACGTGGCTTACACTTGGCTTTTGTTGTGATAGTTGCAAGCTCTAAGTAACGGACACAGAATCTCTCTCCAGATCAAAAGTGCTATCCTCTTACTCGAAACAGGTGAAATGGAAAAAGCTCCCTTGAGTCAGTATCTTTTCAGACACGCAACTCAAGAGAGCTTTGGGTAATATGACTGGCGGTGTTGTTAATTTCCTCGTACTCGTACCTGTCCCCTTAGGACCGTTTCCGGTACTACACTACCAATCAAGTTCCAGGTAACAGGGTGATGGTTAGAGTTCCTGTATACGTTCCTGCCAGTACATCGAGTATATCTTCGCGGTCAAAATCTACTGAGAAGTTAGCGTTCGTACCACTTTCAGTACTACACTGCCAATCTCGAGAAGCTGATGTTTGGTTGGAGCCAGTAGATGCCTGTGATCCCCCCTCTGTTCCTACTTGAGTACGTCCTGTAGTTCCAGTAGCATCGTTCCAATAGACTTTATAAGGAATGTGCTGGTCGGTTGAACCGTTGGAAATTGCAAAAATATTTCCTGACGAGTTATTACCAGTGTTTACGGCAGTAGTTGTAGCCGTCGAACTTCCTGTAAACTGAATGTTGTAGTTTGCACTCGTTGCGTGGTTCGTATACACACAGACATCATCGTTCATTGATAATGCGGGTGAGCTTGTATTGTCTACGTAAGTAGCCTCTGTTAAATCATCAATCGCTGATATGCGATACAAGACGGGAATACCAACACTGAGGTCTGAAGTTCCTGTCGATGAATTTTCAGTCGCAGTTGAAGGGTTGGTTGCGGCAAGCGCCGTTCCATTCATGAAAAGTACCATTCCTAGTACTAAAGTTATTTTCCGTACAGCTTCCATTCTCTAAGGGCTCCTAGCCAGTTTGTTAATGAGGAAACGTCCCTTCGCTTTCTCATGAAGGTCTATACCCCAACCTTCAAGGTAAGGGATCGGAGCAGCTGAATGAACTCTTTACGAATGGTAGCGAACCAACCTCGAGAGGTGCTTGAGGCGACATAAGGTAATGATTTAACTATGCTTATCGAGTAGCCACCACAATGAAAAGCACGTTTTTTAGGTAAACCTGCGAAGAACGCGAGTGCTTCTCCGTAGAGAGAATATTTCTGAAATTACTAGTCATAACTACGAAGTTTCTCCATTTTTTCAGAGTGATAAAGATGACTAGAAAATACTACTTACAAATGACATCTCCGAGGTCAGTAAAGAAGTCTTCTTCTTGATATGAGGGCATCTCAGGTATGCAGGTTTTTCCATTGACTTCTACACTCAATTCTTCATCACCAGCCAGCTCAGCCTGAAAGTACCCCTCAGAATCAGTAGCAACATATTCACGAGTCCCTTTTAGCCTCTGAAGCGCAATAGGGTTCCCATCCTCATCAACGAGCCGCCCGAGTATAATCGTTATCTTCACCATTTCCCAGGTTTTCTCGATGACATTACCCGGATAAAAGGTAAGCCTATAGGAAGTGGTATCATAATCGATCAATTCATTTGGATTTGTTGGTCTGATTGAAACTTTATAAATTTGAAAGGGTGGTACACTAATTGCCGAGCGCTTACCACTCGTAATCGTATCATACCTCTGATTATTCAAAAGAAGCTCAAATTTCCTTCCTGGAATGTTCCCCTTTAAATTAGCAATGAACACCGCCTCTTGAGCCATTGGATAGGAGAGTGCCGCTGTCCCACCATTACCAACAATAACAGCAGTTTCGGCATTAATACCGAAAGAGCTACTCCCTGCACTTCCACCCTGCTGATTTCGGATAAATCCTCGTCCGTACAAGTAATCTCCACCGTAATCGGCTGTCAGCTGATGGGAATATACCATTCCATTTCCGTCTTCACCGAGATTCCCATTCCGCTTACGCGCTTCAGAGCTAAGAGATAGCCTTGTGTCATACATGGCTCGCTTTTGTTGTACATAGTTTAATGTCAACAACCCGACAACTTCCTCCTGCTCCTCTCGATCATAATAACCGACTTGAGAATTGAAGCTCCATTCTGGCGTGAATCGGCGTCTATAACTCAGAGTCCCACTTCTCGCACCGCCTCTTTCCGTTTCAAACACTTGCGCATTGAGGCGAACGAAGTTTTTTCCATCCTCATAAACCTGCCATCCAACAGCCGGACCACGCGAGCGCCTCAGCAAGCCATTTCCAACTCGCTCCCCCTGCATTTGGTAATTAAAGCTTAGCGCCCCAATTCCCTTCCGAAGGCGGACACTATAAAAGGAGCGATCCTGAAACAAGAGTTCTCGCAAACGCTGTCTATCTGCAATGAAGTTCGGTGTTTCTTCTTCTTCTGGCAACGGGGCCGGAGAAGGATTCGCTAGTCGAGACTTGTTAGAAATCTTGATGGTCTTTGCTCCACTTACGCTGAGAGTCATTGCATTTAAGAAGGTATAGGAGATATTTCCATTAATACCAGCATCTCCCCGGGTAGAGAGCGAGGAACTCCCCTCGAAAAAGGTATCACGGTAAATTCCGTTCATCTGAGCTTGAGCAACAGCTAATCGATCTGTTCCATAAATTGAACCGCCAAGATCAAAGTAATCACTCGCTCTCCACTGTACCCCACCATAAGCAACAGGCGTTTGTTCCAGTGAAAACTCCTCTCGTGTAACCCCTACTTGAAAGTCATACGAAGGACGTCCACGAATCGTTAAATAACCTGACTTCGTGAAAAATTTCCTATCTGTCGTAACATCACCATTTGTTTCGGTAATTACCACATCAACATCATAACTTCCTTGTGGGAAGCGACTGGTGTCTATCTCTTGTAATCCAAAATCAAGCAGCTGCACCGTCAACAGACGACCAGCTCGATAGAATTCAACTCGGGCACGAGATGGGACAAAGATTTGCAAAACACTCCCTCGTCCATCCTGGGGATCCAACAAAACTTTATCGGACGTTTTAGCGCGCAGACCTAAAAACTGTAAGCTATTGGTAAACGTCTGCCCCGTTGTCTCTATAAAGCCTGCTCCGAATTCGAAATCTCCGATATAGCCGTAACTTGATGCCTCAAGCAACTCATAACTTCCATCTTGCCGAGTTGCACCGGTGAAGCGTCCAAAATATCGCCCCTTGCCAATAACAGAACGGTGAGTAAACGCAGATTGAGTAGTACCACTCACCTCACGAGTTGCTGCAACACCGAGATTTTGCTGAAAAGAAAAACCACCTTCAGGAGAAGGAAGATACCCTGGTAAACCCATTGTTTCAGCAGTAAAAAACTGCGGCTCGAGTTCAATAACAAGACGGAACGTATAGATATCACAGAGAACTCTTCCAATACCCTCTATAGACCGCTCTTTTTCTATCCGCCCAAGAAGAAGGCTTCTTGCATCCTCAAGCCGCTGAGTACGAATATTTGGAAGTTGTTCAAGCGCTCCTATTGGATCATCAACTTCACACCAAGCATCGGTGTAATTAGCGAGGATGCCTCCAGTAAATGAGTCTGATGCATATAAGTCAAATAAGGTACGCTCGACACCCTCTTCTTCTCGATCATCAAAGAGCATATCGTCTTGCTCAGCCTCAGGTTTCTCATCAGTTACTTCCTGAAGTTCATTTAAGGATGGTTTCTCCTGCGCAATAAGCCCCCGCACCGAGGCCACAGAGAAAATGAATAGCATTAGACTCAATGCAATCCATTTCAGAGGAAGTTTCTTCCTGAACAACCCTAAGTACTGTGGATGTAGTGTGAGGGAATACATCGCCGGCGCTACTCCTTACCCTCAATATTCTCGAGGGGAACCTCAATACGATGTGGCTGAACATTCGTTCCAGCAACTTTCAAGAACTGAAGATATCCCTTTTCTGGCACATCAAATTGCACCTCCATCCGTGGAAACAATCTCTGACTGGCAATGGTGGTACATTTACCATCCAATGGGCAGATAGAAATACCATCGAGGAGAAAACTTTTCTTGCCACTATTTCCGATAACAGCGCCCGAGTCATCATTGCGTACTGTCATCTCTGGCAGCGTATCCGTACGACTAGCGAGAACTAAAACGGTTGCTCTCCCTTGAATGGCACCTTCTGCCCACTCCTCCCGATCTAAAGCTACCTTGATATTCTCAAACCCCTCCAAGGCTGTTACCACAACATGAAACACATCCTCTGCTGCGGAGGGAGGTCCTGTGAGAACAACTCGAACCTGCCTACGCGTCCCAGGCTCCAATGAAAACATCTTCGGTGAAACCAGCATCTTACTATCAGCAACGCGCTCCTCACTTGAAAGTCCTGGATCTCGAATCCTAAAACTACCCGTAGAGAACGTCAGTGGAACTTGACTGGTGTTCGAAATAGTAACATTTGCTACCCTCCTATCCCCTCGCGAAAACTCGATCACCGGGGTATCGAGAGCAAATGGGGCTTCAACACCGGTGAGATGCTCATCCATTTCATCAGTGAGCTCAGCTACCCTCGGAATTGGAAGTTCACTGTCTATCACAGTTGTGGTTTCCATTCGATTCATCTTCTCATCCGTCGCAACGACGGATTGAGCTTTCTCAGTCTCCAAAGTAGCGACTTGAGACACCACCTCATCAGTTGACCGAGGAGCAGGAATCTCTTTCGCATCCTTCACCGCTGAACCCCGATCGCTAACCTCATCAAGAGGAGCACTCTCTGAATCGCCTCCAATGACAAGTGAGAAGCTCTTATCCCGGGGTGTTAGCGCATACTTCTTCGGAATGGTGTCGAATAAATCGAATACGATTCGGGAGGCCTTCGGCTGGATACCAAAACGGACTGCTGATACACAGGAGGAATCCTTAACCCTCACTACTCGTCCTCGAGGCAATACCACTCCCTTCAAGTCAACCACCAGTCGCTCATGATTTGCCAGTCGAAAGGAACGTGTACTTAGGGAAGCCGGATGTTGTACCTCCATGCGGCAAGACTCCCCCACACCTCTTTCAACGATTTGAACATGAATACGATCATGTGTTACCTCTATGACCTCACTATCCGTGCGTACGTCATCTTGAGCACCTGCTGCAACTGCGAGGAACATGAGAAACACAAACAAAAAACAGCTTCCTTGTTTTCGTTTTTGAATCATAACTTAACTACCCATGTTTGAAGACAGCTGTTTGAAGACAGCTGTTTGAAGACAGCTAGTCTGCAACTCGCTTACCCGGAATAAATTCTCCATCAATGCTCTCTCCCTCTAACGCTGGTAATTCTACCGCCTCAAATCCCGCTAAAGATCCCGTTCTCATTAAGTATTCAATCTTCCGATCTGCCTTGACAGGAATTTCATAGGTCTGTCCCGCATAAACTCTCTTACGCGGCGCCTCTTTACAGTCTTCATTGACGCACATTTTCCCTTCCCCAAGTTCGACATGAACATTCCCGACGTTTGTAAAAGTAATCTTGTTTTTTGTCCGCTTCCACTTTAAAT
This window harbors:
- a CDS encoding AMIN domain-containing protein — encoded protein: MIQKRKQGSCFLFVFLMFLAVAAGAQDDVRTDSEVIEVTHDRIHVQIVERGVGESCRMEVQHPASLSTRSFRLANHERLVVDLKGVVLPRGRVVRVKDSSCVSAVRFGIQPKASRIVFDLFDTIPKKYALTPRDKSFSLVIGGDSESAPLDEVSDRGSAVKDAKEIPAPRSTDEVVSQVATLETEKAQSVVATDEKMNRMETTTVIDSELPIPRVAELTDEMDEHLTGVEAPFALDTPVIEFSRGDRRVANVTISNTSQVPLTFSTGSFRIRDPGLSSEERVADSKMLVSPKMFSLEPGTRRQVRVVLTGPPSAAEDVFHVVVTALEGFENIKVALDREEWAEGAIQGRATVLVLASRTDTLPEMTVRNDDSGAVIGNSGKKSFLLDGISICPLDGKCTTIASQRLFPRMEVQFDVPEKGYLQFLKVAGTNVQPHRIEVPLENIEGKE
- a CDS encoding DUF4402 domain-containing protein, translated to MAAVYALFHPIWLYSLSNPSGPGTSSSSASLDVDITIPVLFRISDISDLNFGNFTQTGASKITLDDDVCVYTNDSSGEYRITASGNGTASAFTLSKSGDESALLSYVVKWNAQSGTSGNFDLTAGVTYPSNLSGANTSSSSCLTGLSSTGNFQVSISVDDILGSNSGTYTGTLTINISAAV